From Denitrovibrio acetiphilus DSM 12809, the proteins below share one genomic window:
- a CDS encoding FAD-dependent oxidoreductase, whose product MANKTVKIDGIIDGKRISTQKLLHNIYDKLDEGVTEFDVIASGQHNIGGSLWNADGKTLKFKVKNPGQRVGSMGMHGTEIEIEGSAPADVGWLNAGANIVLKGDGGDTTAHCAATGNIYVAGRTGTRSGALMKDDPKFPAPEFWVLKSTGSFSFEFMGGGIGIICGLGCEELDSVMGDRSCVGMVGGTVYFRGKAKGLSKDVWVMDLDASDKEFLTQGLPVFLEKIDKKDALKTLADMSQWKKVVAKTYEERKMKSLMSINDFRMERWVEGGIFGDLIEEDYYVAEYVETDKLRLKYPEWQNAHYSAPCEFNCPIFIPTQKRIALLRQNKLQEALELVLDYSPFPASVCGQVCPNLCQDICSRKHIDIPVKIKELGQLSKQVIAKGFDVKQKKEKIAIIGSGGAGLTAAWHLRKMGYQVEVFEQDSVIGGKLKQVIPTERLAADILKTEIKRILDTGVEVHTETLVDKNKFKEITASFDAVVVAVGAHVPVVIPFEGHEKLVKGLDFLKEVNKGLKPEVGEKVVVIGAGNAAMDVVIGAYEMGAKEVTAIDIQKPAAFENEIEHAKKLGAKILWPRYTEKVTDEGVLLKDGTMIEADTVIISIGDRPNFEFLDRNWLNEKGLVKMNEYLQCEGDEKVFITGDAIKQGLFTHALGDGRKAAINIDRMISGRKLDNFEKAPVIPQDKIKDEYYHPLNATRVAEMEAGDETTRCMSCGFCRDCSFCLEVCPEQAITRTENPDGTFEYLSNPSKCIGCGICAGVCPCGVWTMHEMVDKLMES is encoded by the coding sequence ATGGCTAATAAAACAGTAAAAATAGACGGTATTATAGACGGAAAAAGGATCTCCACTCAAAAGCTCCTTCATAACATATACGACAAGCTGGACGAAGGGGTTACAGAGTTTGATGTAATCGCATCTGGTCAGCACAATATCGGCGGCTCACTCTGGAACGCTGATGGAAAGACACTTAAATTTAAAGTGAAAAATCCTGGTCAGCGTGTGGGCTCTATGGGTATGCACGGCACAGAAATAGAGATCGAAGGCTCCGCCCCTGCGGATGTGGGCTGGCTTAACGCTGGTGCAAACATCGTGCTCAAAGGTGACGGCGGCGACACAACTGCACACTGCGCGGCAACAGGCAATATTTATGTCGCAGGGCGCACGGGAACACGTTCCGGTGCGCTGATGAAAGACGATCCTAAATTCCCTGCCCCAGAGTTCTGGGTGCTGAAAAGTACAGGATCATTCAGCTTTGAATTTATGGGCGGAGGCATAGGCATAATCTGCGGTCTCGGCTGCGAAGAGCTTGATTCTGTCATGGGAGACAGAAGCTGCGTCGGCATGGTGGGCGGTACAGTTTACTTCAGAGGTAAAGCAAAAGGGCTCTCAAAAGATGTATGGGTTATGGATCTTGACGCCAGTGATAAAGAATTTCTCACTCAGGGTCTGCCTGTATTCCTTGAAAAGATAGATAAGAAAGACGCTCTTAAAACACTCGCAGACATGAGCCAGTGGAAAAAAGTTGTCGCCAAGACATACGAAGAGCGCAAGATGAAGTCCCTGATGTCCATCAATGATTTCCGCATGGAAAGATGGGTCGAGGGGGGGATATTCGGTGACCTGATAGAGGAAGATTATTATGTTGCCGAATATGTCGAGACAGATAAACTCAGGCTGAAATACCCGGAATGGCAAAATGCACACTATTCTGCACCGTGTGAGTTCAACTGCCCTATATTTATCCCCACACAAAAACGTATCGCACTGCTTCGGCAGAACAAGTTGCAGGAAGCACTTGAGCTTGTTTTAGACTACAGCCCTTTCCCTGCTTCTGTCTGCGGTCAGGTCTGCCCTAATCTTTGTCAGGATATATGTTCACGTAAGCATATAGATATCCCTGTGAAGATAAAAGAACTTGGTCAGCTCTCCAAACAGGTTATAGCTAAAGGCTTTGATGTTAAACAGAAAAAAGAGAAAATAGCAATCATAGGTTCCGGCGGTGCAGGTCTTACTGCCGCATGGCATCTGCGTAAAATGGGTTATCAGGTGGAGGTATTCGAGCAGGACAGCGTCATAGGCGGCAAACTGAAACAGGTTATACCAACAGAGCGTCTTGCTGCTGATATACTCAAAACTGAGATAAAAAGGATACTGGACACTGGTGTTGAAGTGCATACAGAAACACTTGTCGACAAAAATAAATTTAAAGAGATAACTGCAAGCTTCGACGCTGTTGTTGTCGCTGTGGGTGCACACGTTCCGGTTGTAATTCCATTTGAAGGGCATGAAAAACTGGTCAAAGGACTCGACTTCCTCAAAGAAGTAAACAAGGGACTCAAACCAGAAGTCGGCGAAAAAGTTGTAGTTATAGGTGCGGGTAACGCCGCAATGGATGTTGTTATCGGTGCTTACGAAATGGGCGCCAAAGAAGTTACAGCTATAGACATCCAGAAACCGGCAGCCTTTGAAAATGAAATAGAACACGCTAAAAAACTTGGCGCAAAAATACTCTGGCCACGCTATACGGAAAAAGTCACTGACGAAGGTGTTCTGCTTAAAGACGGCACAATGATCGAAGCTGATACTGTTATCATCTCTATCGGTGACAGACCTAACTTCGAGTTTCTCGACCGGAACTGGCTAAACGAAAAGGGACTTGTGAAGATGAACGAGTATCTCCAGTGCGAAGGCGACGAAAAAGTTTTCATCACTGGCGACGCTATCAAGCAAGGACTTTTCACACACGCTCTCGGTGACGGACGCAAAGCGGCTATCAACATAGACAGAATGATCTCAGGACGTAAACTAGACAACTTCGAGAAAGCTCCTGTCATCCCGCAGGACAAAATAAAAGATGAATATTATCACCCCCTGAACGCCACCCGTGTGGCTGAGATGGAAGCAGGCGATGAGACCACACGCTGCATGAGCTGCGGTTTCTGCCGTGACTGTTCCTTCTGCCTGGAAGTCTGCCCGGAACAGGCAATCACCAGAACAGAAAATCCAGACGGTACTTTCGAATATCTGTCCAACCCGTCAAAATGTATCGGGTGCGGAATATGCGCCGGTGTCTGCCCTTGCGGAGTATGGACAATGCACGAAATGGTTGACAAGCTTATGGAGTCCTAA
- a CDS encoding cache domain-containing protein — translation MRSLSLKFKISFIAALVFAFTLIVVISSSYFGSKKIVQRGVQNQFTAYADETRNFIDSWLESKIHEMNVSANTILDNISDEDKLIKQMKLISDVGNYDLIYLGIEADGKFLASTPTSLPDNFDPRTRPWYQSAVASEDVIITKPYINASDGAMVISFAKAVKQDGNVLGVVACDLNIENLRKNILNKIYGETGYTFITNKSGLIIIHPDEQFILKKNKRI, via the coding sequence ATGAGATCTTTAAGCCTAAAATTCAAAATCAGCTTCATTGCTGCTTTGGTTTTCGCATTCACTCTTATTGTTGTTATTTCATCAAGTTATTTTGGTTCTAAAAAAATCGTACAAAGGGGTGTTCAGAACCAATTTACAGCATATGCCGACGAAACAAGAAATTTCATCGACAGCTGGCTTGAAAGTAAAATACACGAAATGAACGTATCCGCTAATACAATTTTAGATAATATCTCTGATGAAGATAAGCTGATAAAACAGATGAAGCTAATCTCTGATGTCGGAAATTACGATTTGATATACCTTGGGATTGAAGCTGACGGGAAGTTTTTAGCAAGCACCCCTACCAGCCTGCCGGATAATTTTGACCCTAGAACCAGACCGTGGTATCAATCAGCAGTTGCTTCAGAAGATGTAATAATCACAAAACCTTATATAAATGCAAGTGACGGGGCAATGGTGATATCCTTTGCCAAAGCTGTCAAACAAGATGGTAACGTACTTGGGGTTGTTGCATGCGATCTGAATATTGAAAATCTTCGTAAAAACATACTCAATAAAATATACGGTGAAACAGGGTATACATTTATCACCAACAAATCAGGGCTTATTATCATACACCCTGATGAACAATTTATCCTGAAAAAGAATAAAAGAATATAA